The Magnolia sinica isolate HGM2019 chromosome 10, MsV1, whole genome shotgun sequence genome includes a window with the following:
- the LOC131257736 gene encoding photosystem I reaction center subunit V, chloroplastic-like has translation MASTLFTTPTFTPSIQKHSQYTPNHQSFNGLRPLKPTDSTLYSLTKAHQWAPLKSIKPKSKLGPRADLSAPLVISLSTGLSLFLGRFVFFNFQRENVAKQGLPEQNGVSHFEAGDTRAKEYVGLLKSNDPVGFNIVDVLAWGSIGHIVAYYILATSSNGYDPKFFD, from the coding sequence ATGGCCTCCACCTTATTCACCACACCAACCTTCACACCTTCAATCCAAAAACACTCCCAATACACCCCAAACCACCAGTCCTTCAATGGCCTAAGACCCCTTAAACCCACAGACTCCACCCTCTATTCCCTCACCAAGgcccaccagtgggccccactcaaatccATCAAACCCAAATCAAAACTGGGCCCACGGGCTGATCTGAGCGCTCCGCTCGTGATCAGCCTCAGCACAggcctctctctcttccttggacgGTTCGTGTTCTTCAATTTCCAACGTGAGAATGTGGCCAAACAGGGTCTgccagagcagaatggtgtgagCCACTTCGAGGCTGGGGACACCAGGGCTAAGGAGTATGTTGGGCTTTTGAAATCGAATGACCCGGTTGGATTCAACATCGTTGATGTGCTTGCATGGGGATCGATCGGTCACATTGTAGCGTATTACATCCTCGCGACGTCCAGCAACGGCTACGATCCCAAGTTCTTCGATTGA
- the LOC131257737 gene encoding uncharacterized WD repeat-containing protein C2A9.03-like — MSQYQGDEIDYMADDYEMEDVDDDMDEEFRGRGMGDSESDDDEYDHMDNKITDTSSAQARRGKDIQGIPWERLSITREKYRQTRLEQYKNYENIPHSGEGSEKECKATRKGGMYYEFRRNTRSVKSTILHFQLRNLVWATSKHDVYLMSHFSVTHWSAITCNKTEVLNVSGHVAPCEKHPGSLLEGFTQTQVSTLAVKDNLLVAGGFQGELICKYLDRPGVSFCSRTTYDDNAITNAVEIYNSSSGAVHFMASNNDCGVRDFDMEKFQQSKHFHFPWPVNHTSLSPDGKLLVIVGDNPEGILVDSHTGKTIMTLSGHLDYSFASAWHPDGRTFATGNQDKTCRIWDARNLSKSVAVLKGNLGAIRSIRFTSDGQFMAMAEPADFVHVYDVRSGYDKEQEIDFFGEISGVSFSPDTESLFIGIWDRTYGSLLQYGRGRNYSYLDSLF, encoded by the exons ATGTCCCAGTACCAAGGGGACGAAATTGATTACATGGCGGATGATTATGAAATGGAGGATGTTGAtgatgacatggatgaagagtTCCGTGGTAGAGGGATGGGTGACTCAGAGTCGGATGATGATGAATATGACCAtatg GATAATAAGATAACTGATACTTCATCTGCCCAAGCAAGGAGAGGAAAGGATATCCAAGGAATTCCGTGGGAGAGGCTAAGCATCACCAGGGAGAAATACAGACAGACCAGGTTAGAGCAGTACAAGAATTACGAAAATATCCCTCATTCTGGAGAGGGGTCCGAGAAG GAATGCAAAGCGACAAGGAAAGGGGGAATGTATTATGAATTCCGGCGTAATACGAGGTCTGTGAAGTCTACTATCCTTCATTTCCAG CTGCGAAATTTGGTTTGGGCTACATCAAAGCACGATGTGTACCTCATGTCCCACTTTTCCGTCACTCATTGGTCTGCAATAACTTGCAATAAGACTGAAGTTCTCAACGTTTCAGGACATGTGGCCCCATGCGAG AAGCACCCCGGAAGTCTATTGGAAGGATTTACTCAGACACAAGTCAGTACATTGGCAGTAAAGGATAACCTACTCGTGGCTGGAGGATTCCAGGGAGAGCTTATTTGTaag TATTTGGATCGACCCGGAGTTAGCTTCTGCTCCAGGACAACTTACGATGACAATGCAATCACAAATGCTGTCGAGATTTATAACAGTTCCAG TGGCGCAGTGCACTTCATGGCATCAAATAATGACTGTGGTGTTAGGGACTTCGATATGGAGAAATTTCAGCAATCTAAGCATTTCCACTTTCCCTGGCCAGTGAAT CACACGTCACTAAGTCCCGATGGTAAGCTTCTCGTCATTGTTGGAGACAACCCTGAGGGCATACTGGTGGACTCTCATACTGGAAAG ACTATCATGACTCTGTCTGGTCACTTGGACTACTCATTTGCATCTGCCTGGCACCCCGACGGTCGTACCTTCGCCACTGGAAACCAGGACAAGACCTGCCGGATCTGGGATGCCCGTAACCTCTCCAAGTCGGTCGCGGTCCTCAAGGGCAACCTTGGCGCCATTCGCTCCATCCGCTTCACATCCGATGGTCAGTTCATGGCGATGGCGGAGCCTGCGGATTTCGTCCATGTGTACGACGTGCGGAGTGGGTACGACAAGGAGCAGGAGATTGATTTCTTCGGCGAGATCTCTGGCGTGTCCTTCAGCCCTGACACAGAGTCCCTCTTCATCGGAATCTGGGACCGCACGTATGGCAGCCTCCTCCAGTATGGCCGGGGCCGTAACTATTCCTATCTTGATTCTCTATTTTGA